A genomic window from Silene latifolia isolate original U9 population chromosome Y, ASM4854445v1, whole genome shotgun sequence includes:
- the LOC141628505 gene encoding uncharacterized protein LOC141628505 has product MNHPKKWQQGEDEYEKNLNNEGAIEGESFTENGGVRCERCEPYELTQKHPCIAQYQTQPRLLSLSFLFATTTTPDFPLPHPVPSPPPPNVRGGAIRRRRVTSLHQHYKLISALREWMEVSEEAKQRATSLPILLCHGSSSKDYQATTLSDRLRCMQGLWMGIIDNSWIHHLPEGDDF; this is encoded by the exons ATGAATCACCCAAAAAAATGGCAACAAGGAGAAGATGAATACGAAAAAAATTTGAATAATGAAGGTGCAATAGAAGGTGAAAGTTTTACAGAGAAT ggtggggtcaggtgcgaacggtgcgaaccgtacgaactcacTCAAAAACACCCCTGTATTGCACAATACCAAACTCAACCCAGACTTCTTTCTTTGTCATTCTTATTTGCCACTACCACCACACCTGACTTCCCTCTCCCTCATCCAgtaccatcaccaccaccaccaaacgtCAGAGGTGGTGCTATCCGCAGACGACGAGTGACGAGCCTTCATCAGCACTACAAGCTTATTAG TGCATTGAGAGAATGGATGGAGGTATCTGAAGAAGCTAAGCAACGTGCAACATCTCTGCCCATTTTGCTCTGCCACGGTTCAT CAAGTAAAGATTACCAAGCAACAACTTTGAGTGATCGCCTTCGCTGTATGCAGGGACTATGGATGGGTATCATAG ATAACAGTTGGATTCACCATCTTCCGGAAGGAGACGATTTCTAA
- the LOC141628506 gene encoding secreted RxLR effector protein 161-like: MHNSKPIDTPVEKGKTLSLDQCPKTNSEKKQMSNVPYASAIGSLMYAMLCTRPEICYAVGLVSRFQSNPGPTHWQGVKRIMRYLRGTSDIVLCLQGGDLRLKGYSDADWSGDLDESKSTSGYAFILSGGAISWCSKKQDCIALSTMEA, from the coding sequence ATGCATAATTCCAAACCCATTGACACTCCAGTTGAAAAGGGTAAAACTCTAAGCCTTGATCAATGTCCTAAAACAAATTCAGAAAAGAAGCAAATGAGCAATGTTCCATATGCTAGTGCGATTGGTAGTTTGATGTATGCCATGTTGTGTACACGGCCAGAAATCTGCTATGCGGTTGGCTTGGTGAGTCGTTTTCAAAGCAACCCAGGACCTACGCACTGGCAAGGAGTCAAGAGAATCATGCGTTATCTTCGTGGTACAAGTGATATAGTCCTATGTCTTCAAGGTGGAGACTTGAGGCTAAAGGGTTATTCGGATGCCGATTGGAGTGGTGATTTAGATGAATCTAAATCGACCTCGGGATATGCTTTTATCCTTAGTGGAGGCGCAATATCCTGGTGCAGTAAGAAGCAAGATTGTATTGCTTTGTCGACTATGGAAGCATAG